A stretch of Paludisphaera borealis DNA encodes these proteins:
- a CDS encoding cupin domain-containing protein, protein MSSPPLARPPESMRPDRMEVMTPIGAGAFLDVEPGVRLECLVGAHNGTRGLTTGLVTIAPSTALSYHTHTFAESITLLKGRAIAAVEGREYVLEPLDNVVIPRGPAHQVRNLSDTEPAILHVALASDAPTRTIVDDTFPRIAMPDEANGLAGAERFNRFRTAERFAAGPNTAFIDFFNETLMPGLEMSGGYGLFLPGGRLPAHVHDFDESISIIDGDALCIVEGRRHPMRDATALQPRGRVHYFINESDEPMAMIWVYAGPSPIRIVVDESCATVEGNPWREGATR, encoded by the coding sequence ATGTCCAGTCCGCCGCTTGCCCGCCCTCCCGAGTCGATGCGGCCCGATCGCATGGAGGTCATGACGCCGATCGGCGCCGGCGCGTTCCTCGACGTCGAACCCGGCGTGCGGCTCGAATGCCTGGTGGGCGCTCACAACGGCACCCGGGGCCTGACCACCGGCCTTGTGACGATCGCCCCTTCGACGGCCCTCTCCTACCACACGCACACGTTCGCCGAGTCGATCACGCTGCTCAAGGGGCGGGCGATCGCGGCCGTCGAGGGCCGCGAGTACGTCCTCGAACCGCTCGACAACGTCGTCATCCCACGCGGCCCGGCGCATCAAGTCAGGAACCTGTCGGACACCGAACCGGCGATCCTCCACGTCGCGCTGGCTAGCGACGCGCCGACGCGCACGATCGTCGATGATACGTTCCCGCGCATCGCGATGCCGGACGAAGCCAACGGCCTCGCCGGCGCCGAGCGGTTCAACCGGTTCCGGACGGCCGAGCGGTTCGCGGCGGGGCCGAACACGGCGTTCATCGACTTCTTCAACGAGACGCTCATGCCGGGCCTGGAGATGAGCGGCGGCTACGGCCTGTTCCTCCCCGGCGGCCGGCTCCCGGCCCACGTCCACGACTTCGACGAGTCGATCTCGATCATCGACGGCGACGCCTTGTGCATCGTCGAGGGCCGCCGGCACCCGATGCGCGACGCGACCGCCTTGCAGCCGCGCGGGCGGGTTCATTACTTCATCAATGAATCCGATGAGCCGATGGCCATGATCTGGGTCTACGCCGGGCCGTCGCCGATCCGGATCGTGGTCGACGAGAGCTGCGCGACCGTTGAAGGCAACCCCTGGCGCGAAGGAGCCACCCGATGA
- a CDS encoding NAD(P)-dependent oxidoreductase → MSQTPKRFRVAFTGDFFAADGSTKYPDVGLSIFDGRDDVEWVKLAEHRTPIGADQIADAGAQGVVVLTPAVTAETVSQSRDLLAIGRFGVGYDAVDVAACTAADVAVFITAGAVDRSVAEATVGWMIGLCHNVRIKDDLVRTGRWDERSKYMGRDLRDRTFGAIGFGGIGRATVGLLRGFGMKPPLVFDPFLDARAADELGVRSVGLDELLAEADFVSIHCPLTDKTRGLIGAREIGLMKPDAYLINTARGGIVDEDALYDALAAGRIAGAALDCFAEEPVVRPHRFGTLDNVLLAPHCIAWTDELFRDIGRAACQGMLDLALGRTPRGVVNPEVFDRPGFQEKWARLRCR, encoded by the coding sequence ATGAGCCAGACGCCGAAGCGGTTCCGGGTGGCCTTCACCGGCGACTTCTTCGCGGCCGACGGGTCGACGAAATATCCCGACGTCGGCCTGTCGATCTTCGACGGCCGCGACGACGTCGAATGGGTCAAACTCGCCGAGCATCGGACGCCGATCGGCGCTGACCAGATCGCCGACGCCGGCGCGCAAGGCGTCGTCGTCTTGACGCCCGCCGTGACGGCCGAGACCGTATCTCAGAGCCGCGATTTGCTGGCGATCGGCCGGTTCGGCGTCGGCTACGACGCGGTGGACGTGGCCGCCTGCACCGCCGCCGACGTCGCTGTCTTCATCACGGCGGGCGCGGTCGATCGGTCGGTCGCCGAGGCGACGGTCGGCTGGATGATCGGCCTCTGCCACAACGTCCGCATCAAGGACGACCTGGTCCGCACCGGGAGATGGGACGAGCGGTCGAAGTATATGGGGCGCGACCTGCGCGATCGGACCTTCGGCGCGATCGGCTTCGGGGGGATCGGCCGGGCGACCGTCGGCTTGCTGCGAGGGTTCGGCATGAAGCCGCCGCTCGTCTTCGACCCGTTCCTCGACGCCCGCGCGGCCGACGAGTTGGGTGTCCGATCCGTCGGCCTCGACGAGCTGCTGGCCGAGGCCGACTTCGTTTCCATCCATTGCCCACTCACCGACAAGACCCGCGGTCTGATCGGCGCCCGCGAGATCGGGCTGATGAAGCCCGACGCCTACCTGATCAACACGGCGCGGGGCGGCATCGTCGACGAGGACGCTCTGTACGACGCCCTGGCGGCGGGGCGGATCGCCGGCGCGGCCCTCGATTGCTTCGCGGAGGAGCCGGTCGTCCGGCCGCATCGGTTCGGCACGCTCGACAACGTGCTGCTGGCGCCGCACTGCATCGCCTGGACCGACGAGTTGTTCCGCGACATCGGCCGCGCGGCCTGTCAGGGGATGCTCGACCTCGCGCTCGGCCGGACGCCGCGCGGGGTGGTCAACCCCGAGGTCTTCGACCGCCCTGGATTCCAGGAAAAATGGGCCCGACTGCGATGTCGATAA
- a CDS encoding SDR family NAD(P)-dependent oxidoreductase, whose protein sequence is MSRRLEGQTAWISGAASGIGEGVARLFAAEGANVALVDVDIERAEAVRLAITEARALFIPTDVSSEAAVRDSIAATVAAFGGLNIVVNCAGLVHIGPLHEYDEADWDRLMGVNLKSIFFSVKHGIPYLRRNARSYVVNVGSISSFVGQAATPAYTASKSAVLGLSRSIALDYASIGLRCNCVCPGITDTPMLRHHLGKTGDPEAALANRLRRVPLKVALAPDEVARSVLYLSCEDSAGVTGTSLVVDGGYLAAAEWNAE, encoded by the coding sequence ATGAGTCGCAGGCTGGAAGGACAGACCGCGTGGATCAGCGGGGCCGCGTCGGGCATCGGCGAGGGCGTGGCCCGACTGTTCGCCGCCGAGGGGGCGAACGTCGCGCTTGTGGACGTTGATATCGAAAGGGCCGAGGCCGTGCGCCTGGCGATCACCGAGGCCCGCGCCCTCTTCATCCCCACCGACGTATCATCCGAGGCCGCCGTCCGCGATTCGATCGCAGCGACGGTCGCCGCGTTCGGCGGTTTGAACATCGTCGTCAACTGCGCGGGGCTCGTTCATATTGGGCCGTTGCACGAATACGACGAGGCCGATTGGGACCGGCTGATGGGCGTCAATCTTAAGAGTATATTTTTCTCCGTGAAGCATGGGATTCCGTATCTGCGTCGCAACGCCCGCAGCTACGTGGTGAACGTCGGGTCGATCAGCAGCTTTGTCGGCCAGGCGGCGACGCCCGCTTACACGGCCTCGAAGTCGGCCGTGCTGGGGCTGAGCCGGTCGATCGCGCTGGATTACGCTTCGATCGGCCTCCGGTGCAATTGTGTGTGCCCTGGGATCACCGATACGCCGATGCTCCGCCATCACCTCGGCAAGACCGGCGACCCCGAGGCCGCCCTTGCAAACCGCCTCCGTCGCGTTCCCTTGAAGGTGGCGCTGGCTCCGGACGAAGTTGCCCGGTCGGTGCTTTACCTGAGCTGTGAAGACTCGGCCGGTGTCACGGGGACGTCGCTGGTGGTCGACGGCGGCTATCTCGCCGCCGCCGAGTGGAACGCCGAATAA
- a CDS encoding sugar phosphate isomerase/epimerase family protein has product MSLKLACADFTFPLLEHDKVLDLIALLDFQGVDIGLFEGRSHLWPSKVFEDVRGSARELVGKLRDRGLEAADAFLQTAPDFVSLAPNHPDPARRRQARDWFARTVEFATECGARHVSALPGVYFEEEPESESWKRCCDELAWRCESARAQGVTFGVEAHVGSIVPTPAAAAELVRSVPGLTLTLDYTHFTRDGRPDSEIEPLVAVASHFHARCARPGRLQTSFKDNAIDYGRVLDVMKQVGYAGFVGVEYVWIDWEHCNEVDNLSETILLRDYIRNQEKLM; this is encoded by the coding sequence ATGTCGCTGAAGCTGGCCTGTGCGGACTTCACGTTCCCGCTGCTCGAACACGACAAGGTGCTCGACTTGATCGCGCTGCTCGATTTCCAGGGAGTCGATATCGGCCTGTTCGAAGGTCGTTCGCACCTCTGGCCATCGAAGGTTTTCGAGGACGTGCGCGGGTCGGCCCGGGAACTCGTCGGCAAGCTCCGCGATCGTGGTCTCGAAGCGGCCGACGCCTTTCTCCAGACCGCGCCCGACTTCGTCTCGCTCGCCCCCAACCACCCCGACCCGGCCAGGCGCCGGCAGGCGCGCGACTGGTTCGCCCGGACCGTCGAGTTCGCGACCGAGTGCGGCGCGCGGCACGTCTCGGCGCTGCCGGGCGTCTACTTCGAAGAGGAGCCGGAATCGGAGTCTTGGAAACGATGCTGCGACGAGCTGGCCTGGCGATGCGAGTCCGCCCGGGCGCAGGGCGTCACGTTCGGGGTCGAGGCGCACGTCGGGTCGATCGTCCCGACTCCCGCCGCCGCCGCCGAATTGGTGCGGTCGGTTCCCGGCCTGACGCTGACGCTCGACTACACCCACTTCACCCGCGACGGCCGCCCCGATTCCGAGATCGAACCTCTCGTCGCCGTCGCCAGCCATTTTCACGCCCGCTGCGCCCGGCCCGGACGGCTTCAAACGTCGTTCAAGGACAACGCGATCGACTACGGCCGCGTGCTCGACGTCATGAAGCAAGTCGGCTACGCCGGCTTCGTCGGCGTGGAATACGTCTGGATCGACTGGGAGCACTGCAACGAAGTCGATAACCTGTCCGAAACCATCCTCTTGCGCGATTATATTCGCAATCAAGAGAAGCTGATGTAA
- a CDS encoding family 78 glycoside hydrolase catalytic domain — protein MHRRLALAVGFVLATAAPSLAAPASLRVEDLRCEYLIDPLGIDARAPRLSWRSTAVKDAARGLSQSAYQIRVARSQAALSEGEDTLWDTGKTASDQSLHVSYAGKPLGSHDACWWSVRIWDRDGNASDWSKPGRWTMGLLDPKDWTGKWIGHDGGDTTESPTAMLEGASWIWYPAGNPSIGAPIGGRFFRKKVNLPEGRRIVKATLTMTADDSFGVFVNGKLGGQGASWASVKALDLTPLLRPGANTLAVTAVNAESTTVTPDKNPAGLIGLLKVEFESGEPLLAPTDASWRAGDEHIIGWEREDFDDSKWAAARESGKLGSAPWGMVGGSEHRRLPARMLRREFDASKQVRRATASVCGLGFFDLHVNGRLVSDQLMNPALTGYDRRACYVTFDLSDQVKQGRNALGVVLGNGRYFAPRVNDPVPMHSYGYPKLLLQLRVEYADGSVENVVSDENWKLTTDGPIRSDNEFDGEEYDARREMPGWSSPGFDDSKWRKADLVAAPGGTLEAQMIEPIRITEVLKPVALTNPKPGVFLVDFGQAFYGMVCLKVAGPAGRSVRLHTSFNVTPDGLLNAANDRSAYNTDVYTLKGEGDETWSPRFKGNATRFVQVEGYPGTPDASNFEGLVTHTDMEPTGRFACSNPLINRIYLNARWGTRMQNRSVPMEPDRDERMPWSGHPAKTSESEGYAFNVARFYDHFLHNYRAHQAEDGSLQEILPPYWTFNSKDIVWPSVVTVIPDWHYNFYGDLKILADNYDCIRRWVLFHEKAYQKPDGTIDYCNYGDWVDGSWIKGAVDKRVTSRPLISSAYYYNNCRIVARAARLLGKADDARRFDAMAEKAKAGFNARFFNPKSNKYESETQASYVFPLAFGLVSEANRAAVVANLVDEIMVKNHGHTSVGLVGMQWFMQVLTNAGRADVAYTVATQTTRPSWGYMVSKGATTSWERWDTDTQDGGMNGESQKILSGNLEAWLYQTLGGINYDPERPGFKHIILRPWPVGDLTFVRAEHTSRYGRIDSEWKLADGAFAWTVTVPPNTTATVYVPSTDAAAVTEGGKPAGQAEGVKFERAEPGFAVYSVGSGTYAFRSPAWKPAASR, from the coding sequence ATGCACCGTCGTCTCGCCCTCGCCGTCGGTTTCGTTCTGGCGACCGCCGCCCCGTCCCTCGCCGCTCCGGCTTCACTCCGCGTGGAGGACCTGCGGTGTGAATACCTGATCGACCCCCTGGGCATCGACGCCCGCGCCCCTCGGCTGAGCTGGAGGTCGACGGCCGTCAAGGACGCCGCGCGCGGGCTGAGCCAGTCCGCGTATCAAATCCGCGTGGCTCGCTCGCAAGCGGCTCTCAGCGAGGGCGAGGACACGCTCTGGGACACCGGCAAGACGGCCTCGGATCAGTCGCTGCACGTCTCTTACGCCGGCAAGCCGCTCGGGTCGCACGACGCTTGCTGGTGGTCGGTCCGGATCTGGGACCGGGATGGGAACGCCTCCGATTGGAGCAAGCCCGGGCGATGGACGATGGGGTTGCTCGACCCCAAGGACTGGACCGGGAAGTGGATCGGCCACGACGGCGGCGACACGACCGAGAGCCCGACCGCGATGTTGGAGGGCGCCTCGTGGATCTGGTATCCGGCCGGCAATCCCTCCATCGGCGCGCCGATCGGCGGGCGATTCTTCCGCAAGAAGGTCAACCTGCCCGAAGGGCGTCGCATCGTCAAGGCGACGCTGACGATGACCGCCGACGACTCGTTCGGCGTCTTCGTCAACGGTAAGCTCGGCGGCCAGGGGGCGAGCTGGGCGTCGGTCAAGGCGCTTGACCTGACCCCCCTGCTCCGGCCGGGCGCCAACACGCTGGCCGTGACCGCCGTCAACGCCGAGTCGACCACGGTCACCCCGGACAAGAACCCCGCGGGCCTGATCGGCCTCCTGAAGGTCGAGTTCGAGAGCGGCGAGCCGCTGCTCGCGCCGACCGACGCGAGCTGGCGAGCCGGCGACGAGCACATCATCGGCTGGGAGCGGGAGGACTTCGACGACTCCAAATGGGCGGCCGCGCGCGAGTCGGGCAAGCTCGGATCGGCCCCATGGGGAATGGTCGGCGGCTCGGAACATCGCCGGCTGCCGGCCCGGATGCTGCGTCGCGAGTTCGACGCTTCGAAGCAGGTTCGCCGGGCGACCGCCTCGGTCTGCGGACTTGGATTCTTCGATCTTCATGTGAACGGAAGACTTGTCAGTGACCAGCTCATGAACCCCGCGCTGACTGGCTACGACCGCCGGGCCTGCTACGTCACGTTCGACCTGAGCGATCAAGTCAAACAGGGCCGGAACGCACTGGGCGTGGTGCTTGGCAACGGCCGTTACTTCGCCCCGCGCGTCAACGATCCCGTGCCGATGCACAGCTACGGCTACCCCAAGCTGCTCCTCCAGCTTCGCGTGGAGTACGCCGACGGCTCGGTCGAGAACGTCGTCAGCGACGAGAATTGGAAGCTGACCACCGACGGCCCGATCCGCTCGGACAACGAATTCGACGGCGAGGAATACGACGCCCGTCGCGAGATGCCCGGCTGGTCGAGTCCCGGCTTCGACGATTCCAAATGGCGCAAAGCCGACCTCGTCGCGGCGCCGGGCGGGACCCTCGAAGCCCAGATGATCGAGCCGATCCGGATCACCGAGGTCCTCAAGCCGGTCGCTCTCACGAACCCGAAGCCGGGCGTTTTTCTGGTCGACTTCGGCCAGGCGTTCTACGGGATGGTCTGCCTCAAGGTCGCCGGCCCGGCCGGTCGGTCGGTTCGGTTGCACACGTCGTTCAACGTGACCCCCGACGGCCTGCTGAACGCCGCCAACGATCGGAGCGCCTACAACACCGACGTCTACACGCTGAAAGGCGAAGGGGACGAGACCTGGAGCCCCCGGTTCAAGGGCAACGCCACCCGGTTCGTGCAGGTCGAGGGCTATCCGGGCACGCCGGACGCCTCGAACTTCGAAGGGCTGGTCACTCACACCGATATGGAGCCGACCGGGCGGTTCGCCTGCTCGAACCCGCTGATCAACCGGATCTACCTCAACGCCCGCTGGGGCACGCGGATGCAGAATCGGAGCGTGCCGATGGAGCCCGACCGCGACGAGCGGATGCCCTGGTCGGGCCACCCGGCCAAGACGTCCGAGAGCGAAGGCTACGCCTTCAACGTCGCGCGCTTCTATGATCACTTCCTTCACAACTACCGCGCCCACCAGGCGGAAGACGGCAGCCTCCAGGAGATCCTCCCGCCGTACTGGACGTTCAACTCCAAGGACATCGTCTGGCCCAGCGTCGTCACGGTGATCCCCGATTGGCATTACAACTTCTACGGCGATCTGAAGATCCTGGCCGACAACTACGATTGCATCAGGCGCTGGGTTCTCTTTCATGAGAAGGCGTACCAGAAGCCGGACGGCACGATCGATTATTGCAACTACGGCGACTGGGTCGACGGCTCGTGGATCAAGGGGGCCGTCGACAAGCGGGTCACCTCGCGGCCCTTGATCTCGTCGGCCTATTACTACAACAACTGCCGGATCGTCGCCCGCGCCGCGCGGCTGCTGGGGAAGGCCGACGACGCCAGGCGGTTCGACGCGATGGCCGAGAAGGCGAAGGCCGGCTTCAACGCGCGGTTCTTCAACCCGAAGTCGAATAAGTACGAGAGCGAGACGCAGGCGTCGTACGTCTTCCCGCTCGCATTTGGGCTGGTCTCCGAGGCGAACCGGGCGGCGGTCGTCGCCAACCTCGTCGACGAGATCATGGTGAAGAACCACGGTCACACGTCGGTGGGCCTGGTCGGGATGCAGTGGTTCATGCAGGTTTTGACCAACGCGGGGCGGGCCGACGTGGCCTATACCGTGGCGACCCAGACGACGCGGCCGAGCTGGGGCTACATGGTTTCCAAGGGCGCCACGACGAGCTGGGAGCGGTGGGACACCGACACCCAGGACGGCGGCATGAACGGCGAGAGCCAGAAGATCCTCTCCGGCAACCTCGAAGCCTGGCTCTATCAGACGCTCGGGGGGATCAACTACGACCCGGAGCGCCCCGGCTTCAAGCACATCATCCTCCGCCCTTGGCCGGTCGGCGACCTGACGTTCGTCCGGGCCGAGCACACGTCGCGGTACGGCCGGATCGACAGCGAATGGAAGCTCGCCGACGGGGCGTTCGCGTGGACCGTCACGGTCCCGCCGAACACGACGGCGACCGTTTATGTGCCGTCGACCGACGCGGCGGCCGTGACCGAAGGCGGCAAGCCCGCCGGCCAGGCCGAAGGGGTGAAATTCGAGCGAGCCGAGCCCGGCTTCGCGGTCTACTCCGTCGGCTCGGGGACGTACGCCTTCCGCTCGCCCGCATGGAAGCCGGCCGCCTCGCGATGA
- a CDS encoding DUF1559 domain-containing protein, with protein sequence MRSRSVRGFTLIELLVVIAIIAVLIALLLPAVQSAREAARRAQCTNNLKQLGLAVHNYISSNEVLPMQSLAPTAQDQSWGWSYGWGLGLLPFIEQQPAFSSFNFSLGIFGNAGGNTYQQGNNTVCQLKIAGFLCPSDGVKKMPADPNGGTSYVGNYGGPGQLASAASDGAYSGTIVPNGFKTDPNLGPVGIESIRDGTSNTALFSERLIGLVGSPSITKADKDAKRAIFTAAGPAAGTGAAGVQQLLAACNALPPTTASTRSDANGYTWFAGYPYHIAVNAYTHVGAPNSVSCNNSVDQGGWLTFTGPLGSAPPSSNHPGGVNMAMADGSVRFLKDSINLPTFWGIGTRAGGEVISSDAY encoded by the coding sequence ATGCGTTCGAGATCAGTTCGCGGATTCACGCTCATCGAATTGCTCGTGGTCATCGCCATCATTGCGGTTTTGATCGCCTTGCTCCTGCCCGCCGTGCAGTCTGCCCGCGAGGCCGCCCGCCGCGCCCAGTGCACGAACAACCTGAAGCAGCTCGGGTTGGCCGTCCACAACTACATTTCCTCAAACGAAGTGCTGCCGATGCAGAGCCTGGCCCCGACGGCTCAGGACCAGAGCTGGGGCTGGAGCTACGGTTGGGGGCTCGGCCTTCTGCCCTTCATTGAGCAGCAGCCCGCGTTCAGCTCGTTCAACTTCTCGCTGGGGATCTTCGGCAACGCCGGTGGAAACACGTACCAGCAGGGGAACAACACGGTTTGCCAGCTCAAGATCGCGGGCTTCCTGTGTCCCTCCGACGGCGTCAAGAAGATGCCGGCGGACCCCAACGGGGGGACCAGCTACGTGGGCAATTACGGCGGCCCCGGCCAGCTCGCCAGCGCGGCCTCGGATGGGGCCTACAGCGGGACGATCGTCCCCAACGGGTTTAAGACCGACCCCAATCTTGGACCTGTCGGGATCGAGTCGATCCGGGACGGAACATCGAACACCGCGCTGTTCAGCGAACGGCTGATCGGCCTCGTCGGCAGCCCGTCGATCACCAAGGCCGACAAGGACGCCAAGCGCGCCATCTTCACGGCGGCCGGTCCCGCCGCGGGCACCGGCGCCGCCGGCGTCCAGCAGCTCCTCGCCGCCTGCAACGCCCTTCCGCCCACGACCGCATCCACCCGCTCCGACGCCAACGGTTACACCTGGTTCGCGGGTTACCCTTACCACATCGCCGTGAACGCCTACACCCACGTCGGCGCCCCGAACAGCGTGTCCTGCAACAACTCGGTGGACCAGGGAGGTTGGCTGACCTTCACCGGCCCGCTGGGCTCGGCCCCGCCGTCCAGCAATCATCCGGGCGGCGTCAACATGGCCATGGCTGACGGGTCGGTTCGGTTTCTCAAGGATTCGATCAACCTCCCGACGTTCTGGGGCATCGGCACCCGCGCCGGCGGCGAAGTGATCAGCTCCGACGCCTATTGA
- a CDS encoding agmatine deiminase family protein, whose translation MTPAQLGFRMPAEWEPHDATWIAWPHHREDWPGKFAPIPWVYAEIVRILSAHENVAIVVGDRDTRRRAASILDQAGANLTRVQFLRADTDRVWLRDSGPTFVVRDGDVKEAETDGESIGPVALVDWKFNAWAKYDNYLKDKHLPRRIAKKLGLTCWAPRAEINTVPRRVVLEGGAIDVNGKGTLLTTEECLLSDVQARNPGLGREGIERVFADNLGVTNVIWLGRGINGDDTHGHVDDLARFVDAKTVVTVVEPDAADPNHEPLEDNLRRLKEARDQDGQPLRVVALPMPAPVIFEGERLPASYANFYIANGVVIVPTFNDPADRLALNILAELFPDREVVGVHCVDLVLGLGTLHCLSQQQPAAPSGGPPAS comes from the coding sequence ATGACGCCCGCACAGCTTGGTTTCCGCATGCCCGCCGAGTGGGAACCCCACGACGCGACCTGGATCGCCTGGCCTCATCATCGCGAGGACTGGCCCGGCAAGTTCGCGCCGATCCCGTGGGTCTACGCCGAGATCGTCCGCATCCTGAGCGCGCATGAGAACGTCGCGATCGTCGTCGGCGACCGCGACACGAGGCGGCGGGCGGCGAGCATCCTCGACCAGGCCGGTGCGAACCTCACCCGCGTGCAGTTCCTGCGGGCCGACACCGACCGCGTCTGGCTCCGCGATTCGGGCCCGACGTTCGTCGTCCGCGACGGCGACGTGAAGGAAGCCGAAACCGACGGCGAGTCGATCGGACCGGTCGCGCTGGTCGACTGGAAGTTCAACGCCTGGGCGAAGTACGACAATTACCTGAAAGACAAGCATCTCCCCCGACGGATCGCCAAGAAGCTCGGCTTGACTTGCTGGGCCCCCCGCGCCGAGATCAACACCGTGCCGCGGCGGGTCGTGCTCGAAGGGGGCGCGATCGACGTCAACGGCAAGGGAACCCTGCTGACGACCGAGGAATGCCTCCTGAGCGACGTTCAGGCCCGCAACCCGGGCCTCGGCCGCGAGGGGATCGAGCGCGTGTTCGCCGACAATCTCGGCGTGACCAACGTGATCTGGCTGGGGCGCGGGATCAACGGCGACGACACCCACGGGCACGTCGACGACCTGGCGCGGTTCGTCGACGCGAAGACCGTCGTCACGGTCGTCGAGCCCGACGCCGCCGACCCCAACCACGAACCGCTCGAAGACAACCTCCGCCGGCTCAAGGAAGCGCGCGACCAGGACGGCCAGCCGCTCCGCGTCGTCGCGCTGCCGATGCCCGCGCCGGTGATCTTCGAAGGCGAGCGGCTCCCCGCCAGCTATGCAAATTTCTACATCGCCAACGGGGTCGTGATCGTCCCCACCTTCAACGATCCGGCCGACCGCCTCGCCCTCAACATCCTGGCCGAACTCTTCCCCGACCGCGAGGTCGTCGGCGTCCACTGCGTCGACCTCGTCCTCGGCCTCGGCACGCTCCACTGCCTCTCCCAGCAGCAGCCGGCCGCGCCAAGCGGAGGCCCGCCCGCATCGTGA
- a CDS encoding carbon-nitrogen hydrolase, translated as MRANRPPFRVALIQMRCSTDAGDNLRRATAMLRDAAKGGAQVACLPELFLTQYFCQTEDAATFDLAEPIPGPTTEALAEVARETKMVIVGSIFERRTAGVYHNTAVVLNPDGSLVGKYRKMHIPDDPLYYEKYYFTPGDLGFKSFETAHARVGTLVCWDQWYPEAARLTALQGSEVLFYPTAIGWHPSEKAEFGEAQASAWETMQRAHAIANGVFVAAVNRIGHEGPADGGIEFWGGSFLADPFGRILAKGSRDREEIITATCDPRLQEETRRNWPFLRDRRIDAYAPITQRFLDGG; from the coding sequence ATGAGGGCGAACCGCCCGCCGTTCCGCGTTGCTTTGATCCAGATGCGGTGTTCGACCGACGCCGGCGACAACCTGCGCCGGGCGACCGCGATGCTTCGCGACGCGGCGAAAGGCGGCGCGCAGGTGGCGTGTCTGCCGGAGCTGTTCCTGACGCAGTATTTCTGTCAGACCGAGGACGCCGCCACGTTCGACCTGGCCGAGCCGATCCCCGGGCCGACGACCGAGGCGCTGGCGGAGGTCGCCCGCGAGACGAAGATGGTGATCGTCGGCTCGATCTTCGAGCGGCGGACGGCCGGCGTCTACCACAACACGGCCGTCGTGCTGAACCCCGACGGCTCGCTCGTCGGCAAGTATCGCAAGATGCACATCCCCGACGACCCGCTTTATTACGAGAAGTACTACTTCACGCCCGGCGACCTCGGCTTCAAGAGCTTCGAGACCGCCCACGCCCGCGTCGGCACGCTCGTCTGCTGGGACCAGTGGTATCCCGAAGCCGCCCGGCTGACGGCCTTGCAAGGGTCGGAGGTCCTCTTCTACCCCACGGCCATCGGCTGGCACCCCAGCGAGAAGGCCGAGTTCGGCGAGGCTCAGGCGAGCGCCTGGGAGACCATGCAGCGCGCCCACGCGATCGCCAACGGCGTGTTCGTCGCCGCGGTCAACCGGATCGGCCATGAAGGGCCGGCCGACGGCGGCATCGAATTCTGGGGGGGCTCGTTCCTCGCCGACCCGTTCGGCCGTATCCTCGCCAAGGGGAGCCGCGACCGCGAGGAAATCATCACCGCGACGTGCGACCCCCGGCTCCAGGAGGAAACGCGGCGGAACTGGCCGTTCCTCCGCGACCGTCGGATCGACGCCTACGCGCCGATCACCCAGCGGTTCCTCGACGGCGGCTGA